A genomic window from Ascaphus truei isolate aAscTru1 chromosome 1, aAscTru1.hap1, whole genome shotgun sequence includes:
- the LOC142495330 gene encoding uncharacterized protein LOC142495330 has protein sequence MWDTIVIGVNACGNHVRDKWNCHKRFDDIRSKLKKKIQHQRVHATGTGGGPTPQRLILSPLEELLRAKLLPVVVEGLPGDRDIGIYPSQFPPVAPEGHVSPETEQVSSPGSASSTHLEEHDEEDFDDDDDDDAAAAAIDTQIQASDHEEVPIETVLPPKRPANTTYDAIVASEGKIVEAENRRHSDLMTVLERMIALQEETVSQLAHLHRVFIEVPKQLQKINTSFEALVVQQTQANYWRMTNVPQFNTSQPGSVHAGQFSPHSSDIHSPGPNVTGQVADIAVQVPDHILPLPSVQIQQQTPTKEATKTKQDTHETDQPSLVQCLPTCSHVSVGTSPVREQSLPKSPVGESLPKSPVGESLPKSPVGESLPKSPVGESLPKSPVGESLPKSPVAL, from the exons atgtgggacacaatagtcattggtgtcaatgcgtgtgggaatcatgtgagggacaagtggaattgtcacaagagatttgatgatattaggtccaaattgaaaaagaaaatacaacaccaacgcgtgcatgctactggcactggaggtgggccgacaccacaacgtctcatattaagtccattggaggagctgcttcgggcaaaattacttcccgtcgtcgtggaaggcttacctggtgaccgtgatataggaatttacccctcacaatttccaccag ttgcccctgaaggacatgtgtcacctgagactgaacaagtgtcttcacctgggtcagccagctcaacacacctagaag aacatgatgaagaggattttgatgatgatgatgatgatgatgccgccgccgccgccatagacacacaaatacaagcaagtgaccatgaagaggttccaattgaaactgttttaccgccaaaacgtccagcaaataccacatatgatgcaattgtagcttctgagggaaaaattgtggaagcagaaaatcgtcgccattctgacctgatgacagtgctggaaaggatgattgcactgcaggaagaaacagtttcacaattggcacatctccacagagtcttcattgaagtgcctaaacagttgcaaaaaatcaacacctcattcgaagcattagttgttcagcaaacacaagctaattactggagaatgactaatgtaccacaattcaacacctcccagccaggatctgttcatgcaggtcagttttcaccacattcatctgatattcattcaccaggcccaaatgttaccggtcaagtagcagacattgctgtgcaggttcctgatcacatcctaccgctgccatctgtacaaattcagcagcagacacctacaaaggaggcgacaaaaacaaaacaagacacacatgaaacagaccaaccatcacttgtgcagtgtctaccaacttgctcacatgtgtcagtgggcacaagccctgtccgtgaacagtcactacccaaaagccctgtaggtgagtcactgcccaaaagccctgtaggtgaatcgctgcccaaaagccctgtaggtgaatcgctgcccaaaagccctgtaggtgaatcgctgcccaaaagccctgtaggtgaatcgctgcccaaaagccctgtag ccctgtag